Proteins co-encoded in one Arachis hypogaea cultivar Tifrunner chromosome 11, arahy.Tifrunner.gnm2.J5K5, whole genome shotgun sequence genomic window:
- the LOC112723229 gene encoding uncharacterized protein isoform X2, with protein MWGQMKKGVSNDILRSFTSKSNSTPKRTAKKGAFNCLSYLGLAPKATESVGQAASCNGTVVEQRNTSDEAKKLAATALAAVKDDAAASSSGRGKLVITEVRDFAGQDIEVKKLLDFDSKEAMERAKIAAPSAVDAVLEQIKKKQKLSVLDKTKMDWGEFKEENKLEGELDAYKRSSDQYLDKVSFLQRTDYREFERERDARLALQARKRPDMREELYE; from the exons ATGTGGGGACAAATGAAGAAAGGAGTATCCAATGATATCCTCAGAAGTTTTACAAGCAAGTCTAATTCCACTCCAAAAAGAACTGCAAAGAAGGGAGCTTTT AATTGTTTGTCATATCTGGGGTTAGCACCAAAGGCAACTGAATCTGTTGGGCAAGCTGCTTCCTGTAATGGGACTGTAGTGGAGCAGCGCAATACAAGTGATGAAGCCAAGAAGCTTGCTGCTACTGCTCTTGCAGCAGTGAAAGATGATGCCGCTGCTTCTTCCTCTGGCAGGGGAAAACTTGTG ATTACTGAGGTTCGGGACTTTGCTGGTCAAGACATTGAAGTAAAGAAACTCTTAGATTTTGACTCAAAGGAGGCAATGGAAAGAGCCAAAATTGCTGCACCTTCTGCAGTGGATGCTGTCCTTGAACAAATCAAGAAGAAGCAAAAGCTCAGTGTACTTGATAAGACCAAAATGGACTGGGGAGAGTTTAAGGAAGAAAATAAACTGGAAGGGGAGCTTGATGCTTACAAGAGGAGTTCAGACCAGTATCTAGATAAGGTCTCCTTCTTGCAGCGAACAGATTACCGTGAGtttgagagggagagagatgcaAGACTGGCTTTGCAAGCCAGGAAGCGGCCAGATATGCGAGAGGAGCTATATGAATGA
- the LOC112723229 gene encoding uncharacterized protein isoform X1: MSSDDPNSAEFVKESVPGTSLETQQDDTKIKAQVDAMWGQMKKGVSNDILRSFTSKSNSTPKRTAKKGAFNCLSYLGLAPKATESVGQAASCNGTVVEQRNTSDEAKKLAATALAAVKDDAAASSSGRGKLVITEVRDFAGQDIEVKKLLDFDSKEAMERAKIAAPSAVDAVLEQIKKKQKLSVLDKTKMDWGEFKEENKLEGELDAYKRSSDQYLDKVSFLQRTDYREFERERDARLALQARKRPDMREELYE, encoded by the exons CAAAGAATCTGTTCCAGGGACAAGCCTGGAAACACAGCAGGATGATACAA AAATAAAAGCTCAAGTTGATGCCATGTGGGGACAAATGAAGAAAGGAGTATCCAATGATATCCTCAGAAGTTTTACAAGCAAGTCTAATTCCACTCCAAAAAGAACTGCAAAGAAGGGAGCTTTT AATTGTTTGTCATATCTGGGGTTAGCACCAAAGGCAACTGAATCTGTTGGGCAAGCTGCTTCCTGTAATGGGACTGTAGTGGAGCAGCGCAATACAAGTGATGAAGCCAAGAAGCTTGCTGCTACTGCTCTTGCAGCAGTGAAAGATGATGCCGCTGCTTCTTCCTCTGGCAGGGGAAAACTTGTG ATTACTGAGGTTCGGGACTTTGCTGGTCAAGACATTGAAGTAAAGAAACTCTTAGATTTTGACTCAAAGGAGGCAATGGAAAGAGCCAAAATTGCTGCACCTTCTGCAGTGGATGCTGTCCTTGAACAAATCAAGAAGAAGCAAAAGCTCAGTGTACTTGATAAGACCAAAATGGACTGGGGAGAGTTTAAGGAAGAAAATAAACTGGAAGGGGAGCTTGATGCTTACAAGAGGAGTTCAGACCAGTATCTAGATAAGGTCTCCTTCTTGCAGCGAACAGATTACCGTGAGtttgagagggagagagatgcaAGACTGGCTTTGCAAGCCAGGAAGCGGCCAGATATGCGAGAGGAGCTATATGAATGA